The DNA segment ATGCAGAAAATATATTGAACTTAGATGCGGCCCTACCAGTTCTTTTCGGTGATAATATCGGGACAACGATTACCGCAGTCCTTGCATCTATTGGTGCTTCAATTGCAGCTCGTCGTGCAGCAGCAACTCATGTCTTGTTTAACATAGTAGGATCTGTTATTTTCATCATTATACTAGGACCTTTCACTATGTATGTAGAATGGTTATCAGCAGTTTTAGGATTAGAACCAAAAATGCAAATTGCATTTGCACACGGAACGTTTAATGTAACAAACACAATTATACAATTCCCATTAATTGGTTTTTGGGCATACTTAGTTACTAAATTCATTCCAGGTGAAGAAGTAACGATTGAGTTTAAACCGAAACATTTAGATCCACATTTTATCCAAACAGCTCCATCTATTGCAATTGGACAAGCGAAAGAAGAAGTTTTACGTATGGGCGCCTTTAGTGTTCAAGGTTTGCAAGAAACGTTTGAGTATTTAAAAACAAAAAACAAAAAAAACGCTGAAACAGGATACCAACTGGAAGATGCGATTAATAATTTAGATCACAAAATCACGGATTACTTAGTGAAAATATCGGCTGAATCAATTTCGAATGCAGATTCAACACGACACATTATGCTAATGGAAACAGTTCGCGATATCGAACGAGTTGGTGACCACTTCGAAAATATTATTGAATTGATTGACTACCAACAAGTAAATCGTCTTAAATTAACAGATGATGCGATGGAAGATTTAACTGAGATGTTTACATTAACAATTGAAACTGTTAAAAAAGCATTAGAATCTTTAGACATGAACAGTCAAGAACTAGCGCGTGAAGTAGCTGAGCAAGAAGATTTAATCGATAAAATGGAACGTAAATTCCGCAAGAAGCATATTTTGCGTCTGAATGAGGGGAAATGTTCTCCTCAAGCAGGTATTGTCTTTGTTGATATAGTGAGCAATTTAGAGCGTGTCGGTGATCACGCTGTAAATATTGCTGAAGCGGTATTAGGGAAAAGAGCATAATAATTAATATCTCCTCTAGTGCTTTACATCTTGATGGATGTAAGGCACGATAAAGAGGAGATTTTTTTTTGGAGGAAGAACATGGAGTATATTGCTTGGAGTTTAATTATTGTCTGTTTTATCATTGGATTTGTTGGACTAATTTATCCAATTATTCCATCAGTCATCTTTATATTAGGTGGATTTTTACTATATGGTGTATTCTTCTCATTTGCTGAATTACCTTGGTGGTTCTGGTTAATTGAATTGCTTTTTGTCGGATTACTTTTTGGTGCTGACATGATGGCAAATGCATTTGGAGTCAAAAAATTTGGTGGAAGTAAAGCTGGACTTTGGGGAAGTACTATTGGATTATTAATAGGACCTTTTGTTATCCCTTTTGTAGGAATAATTATTGGACCATTTATAGGTGCTTTTATTGCTGAGTTACTAATAACACGTACATCTATTAAACAAGCAATTAAAATTGGTTTTGGCTCAGTAATTGGATTTTTAACATCAGTCATTACAAAGGGAATTGTACAAATTGTGATGATTGTGATTTTCTTTTTTGTTGTGTAGAATTCAGACTAAAGACTGAATTCACCAAATTGGGTTGTTAATATTTGTAGGAAAGAACTAAGTTTGATACGCTATTAGATGTAAAATCTAATAATGATATCCTTTAGGAGGAAAATACAAATGGCTTATGAATTACCACAATTACCTTACGCGTATGACGCACTTGAACCACATATTGACAAAGAGACAATGAACATTCACCACTCGAAACACCACAATGCGTATGTAACTAACTTGAACAACGCTCTTGCAGGTCACGATGAACTTCTTAGTAAGTCAGTTGAAGAATTAATTGCAAACTTAGACGCAGTTCCTGAATCTGCTCGTACAGCAGTTCGCAATAACGGTGGAGGACATGCCAATCACTCATTATTTTGGGAATTGCTATCTGCTACCGGTGGTGGAAACCCATCTGGCGCATTAGCTGAAGCAATTGATACTAAATTTGGTAGTTTTGATGCATTTAAAGAAGAGTTTGCAAAAGCTGCTACAACTCGCTTTGGTTCTGGTTGGGCTTGGTTATCACTAAACAATGGTGAATTAGCACTAACTTCTACTGCAAACCAAGATTCGCCTATTATGGAAGGTAACACACCTTTGCTTGGTTTAGATGTTTGGGAGCATGCTTACTATCTAAACTATCAAAACCGTCGTCCTGAGTACATCGGCGCTTTCTGGAATGTAGTAAATTGGGATGAAGTTTCA comes from the Paenisporosarcina antarctica genome and includes:
- a CDS encoding Na/Pi cotransporter family protein, with translation MEINWQEMLFQFIGGLGIFLFSIKYMGDGLQKAAGDRLRNILDRFTTNPFMGVLVGIIVTVLIQSSSGTTVITVGLVSAGFMTLRQAIGVIMGANIGTTVTAFIIGFDVGEAALPIMALGAFLIFFVKKNHIQNIGEVIFGFGGLFLGMELMSGGMKPLRELPAFLDLTISMSDHSILGVVVGTVFTLIVQSSSATVGILQGLYAENILNLDAALPVLFGDNIGTTITAVLASIGASIAARRAAATHVLFNIVGSVIFIIILGPFTMYVEWLSAVLGLEPKMQIAFAHGTFNVTNTIIQFPLIGFWAYLVTKFIPGEEVTIEFKPKHLDPHFIQTAPSIAIGQAKEEVLRMGAFSVQGLQETFEYLKTKNKKNAETGYQLEDAINNLDHKITDYLVKISAESISNADSTRHIMLMETVRDIERVGDHFENIIELIDYQQVNRLKLTDDAMEDLTEMFTLTIETVKKALESLDMNSQELAREVAEQEDLIDKMERKFRKKHILRLNEGKCSPQAGIVFVDIVSNLERVGDHAVNIAEAVLGKRA
- a CDS encoding DUF456 domain-containing protein; the encoded protein is MEYIAWSLIIVCFIIGFVGLIYPIIPSVIFILGGFLLYGVFFSFAELPWWFWLIELLFVGLLFGADMMANAFGVKKFGGSKAGLWGSTIGLLIGPFVIPFVGIIIGPFIGAFIAELLITRTSIKQAIKIGFGSVIGFLTSVITKGIVQIVMIVIFFFVV
- a CDS encoding superoxide dismutase → MAYELPQLPYAYDALEPHIDKETMNIHHSKHHNAYVTNLNNALAGHDELLSKSVEELIANLDAVPESARTAVRNNGGGHANHSLFWELLSATGGGNPSGALAEAIDTKFGSFDAFKEEFAKAATTRFGSGWAWLSLNNGELALTSTANQDSPIMEGNTPLLGLDVWEHAYYLNYQNRRPEYIGAFWNVVNWDEVSKRFEAAK